Proteins from one Nitrospirae bacterium YQR-1 genomic window:
- the murA gene encoding UDP-N-acetylglucosamine 1-carboxyvinyltransferase, with amino-acid sequence MDKLLIRGGGKLHGEVEISGAKNAALPIMAATILSPAQNILYNIPDLKDIKTMSTVLQSMGGEVSRDGAALRINTGGVETVEAPYELVKTMRASVLTLGPLMARFGYAKVSLPGGCAIGARPINLHLMGLEKMGADITLSQGYVIAKAKRLKGATIPFDTVTVTGTENLMMAAVFADGVTRLENAAREPEVCDLAAALIQMGAHITGAGSSIIEIEGVKELKPANHRVIPDRIETGTFMAFAGITGGDILIKNCEVSHVGLVMEKFRETGIVIKEDSGGLRVTGPQSGTLKATDIRTQPYPGFPTDMQAQLMAMMCVADGTSVIRETIFENRFMHVAELRRMGANIEAEDNVATVKGVSKLLGAQVMATDLRASASLVVAALAASGETVIDRIYHLDRGYEKIEAKLSSIGADIQRIRQ; translated from the coding sequence ATGGATAAGTTATTAATAAGAGGGGGCGGGAAACTTCATGGGGAGGTGGAGATAAGCGGAGCAAAGAATGCAGCGCTTCCCATCATGGCTGCAACGATATTAAGCCCTGCACAAAACATCCTGTACAACATCCCTGATTTAAAAGACATAAAAACCATGTCAACAGTGCTTCAGAGTATGGGGGGGGAGGTTAGCAGGGATGGAGCGGCTCTGAGGATAAATACCGGCGGGGTGGAAACAGTGGAGGCACCTTATGAGCTTGTAAAGACCATGAGGGCATCGGTGTTGACCCTTGGGCCGCTTATGGCGCGTTTTGGTTATGCAAAAGTGTCACTTCCCGGAGGATGCGCCATAGGGGCAAGGCCGATAAACCTTCACCTGATGGGGCTTGAGAAAATGGGGGCGGATATAACCCTCTCACAGGGATACGTAATTGCAAAGGCTAAGCGGCTTAAGGGCGCCACAATACCATTTGACACGGTGACGGTAACAGGTACGGAAAATTTAATGATGGCCGCCGTGTTTGCAGATGGAGTAACACGGCTTGAAAATGCAGCCCGTGAACCGGAAGTATGTGACCTTGCAGCAGCTTTAATTCAGATGGGAGCTCATATAACAGGCGCAGGCTCATCCATTATAGAAATCGAGGGAGTGAAAGAGTTGAAACCCGCCAATCACAGAGTGATACCCGACAGGATAGAGACCGGCACTTTTATGGCCTTTGCCGGAATAACCGGCGGTGACATCCTGATTAAAAACTGTGAGGTTTCACATGTTGGACTGGTGATGGAAAAATTCAGAGAGACCGGCATTGTAATAAAAGAAGACTCCGGAGGACTCAGAGTAACAGGGCCGCAATCGGGCACTCTTAAGGCTACAGATATTAGAACACAGCCATATCCGGGCTTTCCCACAGACATGCAGGCACAGCTTATGGCCATGATGTGTGTGGCGGACGGAACTAGTGTCATCAGAGAGACAATTTTTGAAAACCGTTTTATGCATGTGGCCGAATTAAGGCGAATGGGGGCCAACATTGAGGCTGAGGATAATGTGGCTACCGTAAAGGGTGTAAGCAAGCTACTGGGTGCTCAGGTTATGGCAACCGACCTCAGGGCAAGTGCATCCCTGGTAGTAGCGGCACTTGCCGCTTCCGGTGAGACTGTAATAGACAGAATTTACCATCTTGACCGCGGCTATGAAAAAATAGAGGCTAAGCTTTCAAGTATTGGGGCTGATATTCAGAGAATCAGGCAATAG
- the cobB gene encoding hydrogenobyrinic acid a,c-diamide synthase (glutamine-hydrolyzing) has product MSVGRLIIGGLRGGSGKTTLSLGLLKHWSDSRRRIVPFKKGPDYIDAGWLSQAAGRQCYNLDTFIIPQDKILQSISNNSKEADFIVIEGNRGLYDGVDSKGTFSTASLSLLLDAPVILVVDCIKVTTTVGVIVKGIVEFDRRVRIKGVVLNNVSNQRHESVIVEAVEGYSGVPVLGALKKVSRVLLPERHMGLVTAEEHLQAQRALNEMCMLVRDCVDTDKLWEVGMDTDTLCLPPPDEAVYVNSEKVIIGIIKDAAFQFYYPENLDELRKAGAKLIELSAVAQTTLPELDALYIGGGFPEINAIKLSENADFRKQLKEAIENGLPVYAECGGLMFLGSSITIGDTRYPMTGIFPFDFEMEAKPQAHGYTVVETVKETPFFANNVLLRGHEFHYSRVSVSSSRQLDFALKMKRGKGIFNGQDGACYKNVFACYTHLHALGADEWVKGMINAAEQYKRARGG; this is encoded by the coding sequence ATGTCTGTAGGCAGGCTGATAATAGGCGGCCTCAGGGGCGGCTCAGGGAAGACTACGCTGTCTTTGGGGCTTTTAAAGCACTGGAGTGACAGCCGGCGCCGCATTGTTCCTTTTAAAAAGGGTCCGGATTATATAGATGCCGGATGGCTCTCTCAGGCTGCCGGCCGGCAGTGTTATAACCTTGATACATTTATCATTCCGCAAGACAAAATCCTGCAATCTATATCAAATAACTCTAAGGAGGCCGACTTCATTGTAATAGAGGGAAACAGGGGGCTCTATGACGGTGTGGACTCAAAGGGCACTTTCAGCACCGCCTCTCTTTCCTTACTTCTTGACGCACCGGTTATCCTTGTTGTTGACTGCATAAAGGTTACTACAACTGTGGGTGTAATTGTAAAGGGTATTGTTGAGTTTGACCGCAGAGTCAGAATAAAAGGCGTTGTGCTTAACAATGTGTCAAACCAGCGGCATGAGTCGGTTATCGTTGAAGCAGTGGAAGGCTACTCCGGTGTACCGGTTCTTGGAGCGCTCAAAAAAGTATCCAGAGTCCTTTTGCCTGAAAGACACATGGGGCTTGTAACCGCCGAGGAACACTTACAGGCTCAAAGGGCTCTTAACGAGATGTGTATGCTTGTAAGGGACTGTGTGGATACCGATAAACTATGGGAAGTGGGCATGGACACAGACACACTATGCCTCCCTCCGCCGGATGAGGCAGTATATGTCAACAGTGAAAAGGTAATAATCGGCATTATAAAAGACGCCGCTTTTCAGTTCTACTATCCTGAGAATCTGGATGAATTAAGAAAAGCAGGTGCAAAGCTTATAGAGTTAAGCGCTGTTGCGCAAACAACGCTGCCCGAGCTGGATGCTCTTTATATCGGAGGCGGCTTTCCTGAAATAAACGCTATAAAACTCTCGGAAAATGCAGATTTCAGGAAACAGCTAAAAGAGGCCATAGAGAATGGCCTTCCCGTCTATGCCGAATGTGGCGGACTGATGTTTCTTGGCAGCAGCATAACCATCGGCGATACAAGATATCCGATGACCGGAATCTTTCCGTTTGACTTTGAAATGGAGGCAAAACCTCAGGCACACGGATACACGGTAGTGGAAACGGTTAAAGAAACTCCGTTTTTTGCTAACAATGTGTTGCTTAGGGGACATGAGTTTCACTACTCAAGAGTAAGTGTTTCAAGCTCAAGGCAACTGGATTTTGCTTTAAAGATGAAAAGGGGTAAGGGGATTTTTAACGGTCAGGATGGAGCATGTTATAAAAATGTATTTGCCTGTTACACGCACCTTCACGCCCTTGGAGCTGATGAATGGGTAAAGGGTATGATAAATGCCGCAGAGCAGTACAAAAGAGCAAGGGGGGGATAG